From the genome of Sphingobacterium kitahiroshimense, one region includes:
- a CDS encoding AraC family transcriptional regulator yields the protein MATLYIKNMVCDRCIMVVQSELKKLDIQTENVTLGKVALKQELSDDQIKMLNENLLARGFEVIDDKKSQIIEGIKNVIIELVHYQDSETKNNLSDILSNKLQHDYNYLSNLFSEVESTTIEKYFIAQKIEKVKELLGYDELSLSEIADSLNYSSVAYLSNQFKKVTGLTPSQFKQIKEDKRTPLDEV from the coding sequence ATGGCAACACTATATATAAAAAACATGGTATGCGACCGCTGTATCATGGTGGTACAGAGTGAATTAAAAAAACTTGATATTCAGACAGAAAATGTGACCCTTGGAAAAGTGGCTTTGAAGCAAGAATTATCGGACGATCAAATTAAAATGCTGAATGAAAATCTATTAGCAAGAGGATTTGAAGTCATTGACGATAAAAAAAGTCAAATCATTGAGGGTATCAAAAACGTTATTATTGAGTTGGTACATTACCAAGACAGTGAAACAAAAAATAACCTATCCGATATTTTGAGCAATAAGTTACAACATGATTATAATTATCTTTCAAACCTATTCTCAGAAGTTGAAAGCACGACGATCGAAAAATACTTTATTGCCCAAAAGATTGAAAAAGTCAAAGAACTGTTAGGATACGACGAATTGTCTTTAAGCGAAATTGCTGACAGCCTTAACTATTCCAGTGTTGCATACTTAAGCAACCAGTTCAAAAAAGTAACAGGGCTTACACCAAGTCAGTTCAAGCAGATCAAAGAAGACAAAAGAACACCGTTGGACGAGGTGTAA
- a CDS encoding helix-turn-helix domain-containing protein, protein MPKAYISTLDCTKVIEDGNIEIRYFGQFNTEIHDHEKAQLISPEMSAVYLYSEKGSFCIPARHYAYVDAHIKHKLISRSPNLKLKTIFLDLNKEHYPIAHWGNIAIFSPSNLLDNLLAFGVQHWSDKEMKEVGLASLKKMLSYILVSPLKLHAQPPKSESLLKVVEYITQSISEQITITSLSKHVNIPERTLSRQFKKETDITIFQFIKLSRMQLALELLEDQSLHISEIVYRIGYDSIPTFSNLFKELIGISPQKYRQTFL, encoded by the coding sequence ATGCCAAAAGCTTATATATCAACACTAGATTGTACAAAAGTTATTGAAGATGGAAATATTGAGATCCGGTATTTTGGTCAATTTAATACCGAGATACATGATCATGAAAAAGCACAGCTGATCTCCCCCGAAATGAGCGCCGTATATCTCTACTCGGAAAAGGGAAGTTTTTGTATCCCTGCCCGCCACTACGCTTATGTTGACGCACATATCAAACATAAATTAATATCAAGATCGCCCAATTTAAAACTCAAGACGATCTTTCTTGATTTGAATAAGGAACACTACCCTATTGCACATTGGGGAAATATCGCTATTTTCTCTCCATCAAACTTACTTGATAATCTTCTAGCCTTTGGCGTTCAACATTGGTCCGATAAAGAAATGAAAGAAGTTGGGTTAGCGTCTTTAAAAAAAATGTTATCATATATATTAGTCAGCCCCCTAAAACTTCATGCACAACCACCAAAATCCGAGTCACTCCTAAAAGTTGTTGAATATATTACGCAATCAATCAGTGAACAGATTACAATAACATCCTTATCCAAACACGTAAATATTCCCGAGCGGACATTGTCAAGACAATTTAAAAAAGAAACAGATATAACCATTTTTCAGTTTATAAAATTAAGCCGTATGCAGCTCGCATTAGAATTATTAGAAGATCAATCACTGCATATTAGTGAAATTGTTTACAGAATCGGTTACGACAGTATTCCGACTTTTTCAAACCTATTCAAAGAATTAATAGGAATCAGCCCTCAGAAATATCGGCAAACCTTCCTCTAA
- a CDS encoding 2-isopropylmalate synthase, with the protein MNKKKIDIFDTTLRDGEQGPGCLLTLQSKLEIAEQLEFLGVDIIEAGFPVSSPADFKAVQEVSKLIKNAKVCALARARELDIDIAVDALKNAVCPRVQLGIGTSDIHIKNKFNSTRDEILAVAFKMVRYASKKIEEVQFFAEDAGRADNLFLAKMVENVIDAGAKVVNLPDTNGFCTPFEYYEKIKFVIDTVPNIHKAKISVHCHNDLGMATANTIAGLLAGASQAEGTVNGVGERAGNAALEEIIMTLMIKDLPVYTTVNPIYISKLSKMVERAMSNDVQANKAIVGRNAFAHSSGIHQDGVLKDRSNYEIIDPAMIGFELPDLILTARSGRAALKNRMQTLDIQFVEKEFELYYDCFLRLADTKSIVTDADLVDLCRDINKG; encoded by the coding sequence ATGAATAAGAAAAAAATAGATATTTTCGATACAACTCTTCGCGATGGCGAGCAGGGACCTGGGTGCTTGCTGACTCTTCAATCAAAACTGGAAATAGCCGAACAGCTTGAATTTCTCGGTGTTGATATTATAGAAGCCGGTTTCCCTGTGAGTTCTCCTGCCGATTTTAAAGCCGTACAGGAAGTTTCAAAATTAATTAAAAATGCTAAAGTGTGCGCATTGGCAAGAGCTCGTGAACTGGATATTGACATTGCGGTTGATGCCCTCAAAAATGCAGTGTGCCCTCGTGTGCAACTTGGTATCGGGACTTCGGATATTCATATTAAAAATAAATTTAATAGTACCAGAGATGAAATTTTAGCCGTAGCATTTAAAATGGTGAGGTATGCGTCAAAAAAAATTGAAGAGGTGCAATTTTTTGCTGAGGATGCTGGTAGAGCTGATAATTTATTCTTAGCAAAAATGGTTGAAAATGTAATTGATGCGGGAGCAAAGGTTGTTAATTTACCAGATACAAATGGATTTTGCACACCATTTGAATATTATGAAAAGATAAAATTTGTGATTGACACTGTTCCGAATATTCATAAAGCTAAAATCTCTGTCCATTGCCATAATGATCTGGGAATGGCAACTGCAAATACGATCGCAGGTCTGCTGGCTGGCGCTAGCCAAGCGGAAGGCACTGTAAATGGTGTTGGTGAAAGAGCTGGAAATGCCGCTTTGGAGGAAATCATTATGACGCTTATGATCAAAGATCTGCCAGTGTATACGACTGTGAATCCGATCTATATTAGTAAGTTGAGTAAAATGGTCGAGAGGGCTATGTCGAATGATGTTCAGGCGAATAAGGCTATTGTTGGGAGAAATGCATTTGCGCATTCTTCGGGAATTCATCAAGATGGTGTACTGAAGGACAGAAGCAATTATGAAATAATCGATCCTGCGATGATCGGTTTCGAGTTACCGGATCTTATACTGACAGCCCGAAGCGGTAGAGCTGCATTGAAAAATAGGATGCAAACGCTAGATATACAATTTGTAGAAAAGGAATTTGAGTTGTATTATGACTGTTTTTTGCGGTTAGCGGATACTAAATCTATTGTAACTGATGCTGATCTAGTGGATTTATGTCGTGATATTAATAAGGGATAA
- a CDS encoding Crp/Fnr family transcriptional regulator → MDLKKILVEIYPLPEESISKLLLLIREVHFPKGHIIIKANKIEKSIYFIKKGIVRAYAEHEGLQRTFWFGEEGETILSMKSYAENERSYEFIELMEPCQLYELEIKAVKHLFNEDIYISNWGRKLAEKELIKVENKLISREIQSAKERYELLVSKNPSLLRRIQLKYLASYLGITQVTLSRIRKKS, encoded by the coding sequence ATGGATCTTAAGAAGATATTAGTGGAAATTTATCCATTGCCTGAAGAATCGATTTCGAAGTTGCTGCTATTAATTCGAGAAGTTCATTTTCCAAAGGGGCATATTATTATTAAAGCTAATAAAATCGAAAAGTCGATATATTTTATCAAAAAGGGAATTGTTCGAGCTTATGCTGAGCATGAAGGTTTACAACGTACTTTTTGGTTCGGTGAGGAAGGTGAAACTATTCTTTCCATGAAAAGCTATGCTGAAAATGAAAGGAGTTATGAATTTATAGAATTAATGGAACCTTGTCAACTTTATGAACTTGAGATAAAAGCAGTAAAACATTTATTTAACGAAGATATTTACATTTCTAATTGGGGTCGAAAACTTGCTGAAAAGGAATTGATAAAAGTTGAAAATAAATTGATATCCCGGGAGATACAATCTGCAAAAGAAAGGTATGAGTTGTTGGTGAGTAAAAATCCGAGTTTATTGCGTCGGATACAATTGAAATATTTGGCCTCTTACCTGGGGATAACGCAAGTTACGCTAAGTAGGATCAGAAAAAAAAGTTAG
- a CDS encoding deoxyhypusine synthase family protein, whose amino-acid sequence MEKTIGSVRQFLEANFLHFNAASLVDAAKGYEAHLEQGGKMLVSLAGAMSTAELGISLAEMIRQDKIAIISCTGANLEEDIMNLVAHSHYKRIPNYRDLTPQDELDLLKSKYNRVTDTCIPEEEAFRKIQVHIEKIWKDAEQAGERFFPHEYMYKLLLSGVLKDVYEIDPKNSWMLAAAEKNLPIVVPGWEDSTMGNIFASYVIKNELKSSTVKSGIEYMVWLADYYAKHAIDQGIGFFQIGGGIAGDFAMCVAPMLEQDLEMENIKKWRYYCQITDSTTSFGSYSGCIPNEKITWGKLDVDTPSYVIESDATIVAPLIFAYLLNR is encoded by the coding sequence ATGGAAAAAACGATAGGATCGGTTAGGCAGTTTCTTGAAGCTAATTTTTTACATTTTAATGCGGCGAGTCTGGTTGACGCAGCGAAAGGTTATGAAGCTCATTTGGAGCAGGGGGGTAAAATGTTGGTTTCATTAGCCGGAGCAATGAGTACTGCTGAGCTGGGAATTTCATTGGCAGAAATGATTCGACAGGATAAAATCGCGATCATAAGCTGTACGGGTGCTAACCTCGAGGAAGATATTATGAATTTGGTTGCACACTCGCATTATAAAAGAATTCCAAATTATAGGGACTTAACTCCTCAAGATGAGTTAGATCTTCTTAAAAGTAAATATAACCGCGTGACGGATACTTGTATACCGGAAGAGGAGGCATTCCGGAAAATACAGGTTCATATTGAGAAAATCTGGAAAGATGCTGAGCAAGCTGGTGAAAGATTTTTTCCGCATGAGTATATGTATAAACTTTTATTAAGTGGTGTTCTTAAGGATGTATATGAAATTGATCCTAAAAACTCCTGGATGCTTGCCGCAGCGGAAAAGAATCTACCGATTGTGGTCCCAGGATGGGAGGATTCGACTATGGGAAATATCTTTGCTTCCTATGTTATAAAAAATGAATTAAAATCATCAACGGTTAAGAGCGGTATTGAATATATGGTCTGGTTAGCTGACTACTATGCGAAGCATGCTATTGATCAAGGTATCGGTTTCTTTCAAATTGGAGGTGGAATTGCGGGCGACTTTGCGATGTGTGTAGCGCCAATGCTGGAGCAGGATCTTGAAATGGAAAATATTAAAAAGTGGCGATATTATTGTCAGATCACAGATTCAACTACTTCGTTTGGTTCGTATTCCGGATGTATCCCGAATGAAAAAATAACCTGGGGTAAACTGGACGTGGATACTCCTAGTTATGTTATTGAGTCCGATGCAACAATAGTTGCTCCTTTGATCTTTGCCTATCTTTTAAATCGATAA
- the atpB gene encoding F0F1 ATP synthase subunit A, which translates to MHDIKNLRWFCLFLFTLFVSVSKGNASDAKSSQKENIDRFIQHHLEDDYYFSLFKDEENNLTYGFPLPVILIDEGINIFSSSRFIHTDGPVKIGDKFYRIDHNKIYRTDGNGDKLVEANKFVKPIDLSMTKNVVGLILTAGLMFFMFIALARSYRKNKLPQGFGRVLEPLIIYVRDEMAKPNIGSRYQEFLPYLLSVFFLIWILNLIGLTPLGFNVTGNITVTLCLALFTLIITNMKASRSYWKHIFWMPGVPIPFRIALMPIEVIGIFTKAFSLMIRLFANNVAGHTVIMGLIAIIYLLNNQLTLGGSIVVSLLLTSFLFIIKLLAAFLQAYIFTMLSSLFIGLAVQEDEHH; encoded by the coding sequence ATGCATGATATCAAAAATCTGAGATGGTTCTGTTTGTTTCTTTTCACACTGTTTGTGTCTGTATCAAAGGGGAATGCTTCGGATGCAAAGAGTTCTCAAAAGGAAAATATAGATCGCTTCATACAGCACCATCTGGAGGATGACTATTATTTTTCGTTGTTTAAAGACGAAGAGAATAACCTCACTTATGGATTTCCTTTGCCAGTGATATTAATAGATGAGGGTATTAACATATTTTCATCATCTAGGTTTATCCATACGGATGGTCCTGTCAAGATCGGGGATAAGTTTTATCGTATAGATCATAATAAAATTTATCGAACTGATGGGAATGGCGATAAGCTAGTTGAAGCTAATAAATTTGTAAAACCGATCGATTTGTCTATGACAAAAAATGTTGTTGGTTTGATTTTGACTGCTGGTTTAATGTTTTTTATGTTTATAGCATTGGCAAGATCATACCGGAAAAATAAGTTGCCACAGGGATTTGGACGAGTGTTAGAGCCTCTTATTATCTATGTGCGCGATGAAATGGCTAAGCCTAATATCGGCTCTAGATATCAGGAGTTTTTGCCTTATCTTCTTTCTGTTTTCTTTTTAATATGGATTTTAAATCTGATTGGGTTAACTCCTTTAGGTTTTAATGTTACTGGAAATATTACGGTGACATTATGTTTGGCTTTATTTACTTTAATCATTACCAATATGAAGGCATCTAGGAGTTATTGGAAGCATATTTTCTGGATGCCAGGTGTTCCAATTCCTTTTCGTATCGCATTGATGCCGATTGAGGTTATCGGAATTTTTACCAAAGCTTTCTCCTTAATGATCCGACTGTTCGCCAATAATGTAGCTGGTCACACTGTTATTATGGGGCTTATTGCAATTATTTACTTATTGAATAATCAATTGACATTGGGGGGAAGTATTGTTGTTTCACTTTTACTGACGTCCTTTTTGTTTATTATCAAGTTATTGGCGGCATTTTTACAAGCTTATATCTTTACAATGCTTTCCTCTCTTTTTATTGGACTGGCGGTGCAAGAGGATGAGCATCATTAA
- a CDS encoding TonB-dependent receptor has translation MNINIFLITGVLILMSLTLSAQTARLKGKITDSEGEPIEWATVSIPLLGLATKADSTGNYELQNIPVGSHQIKVSFIGFATKLLTLTIADTKLQVRDVALTSISNRLNSVVVTGTRTARKRSESPVAVNILDSRTFNITQSNTLADGLCFQPGLRMETDCQTCNYSQLRMNGLGGSYSQVLINSRPVFSSLMSLYGLEQIPANMIDRVEIVRGGGSVLYGSSAIAGTVNILTKQAQKSSFTLSNNSSLMGNKTWDHFLNANLTAVNEEQNAGVSFFASHRNRNSYDANGDGFSEMPMLQNNSFGFNSFFKLSPQDKLEINGWSINEERKGGNKLDLQADKADQSEYRLHNILVGGFNYEHQAKDKESSFSVYGAAQNTKRTHYTGIDQIDAWGHTKNYSIQSGVQYNYISSDFLNGKNTFTSGIENQYEYTFDEIKAYDYLIDQHVNLLGAFLQSDWEVTRKLTVLSGLRLNKSNRIDKLVLTPRLSALYKLGTETQLRTSYARGFKAPQALETDMHMAFAGGGVSVIRTDDNLIAETSNSFNVSLDFNRASEHFIYGFTVDGFFTRLYNTFVLEEIGTDQNNNQQLLRKNGSSSSVRGITAEGRFNYDQKIQLETGLTFQKSTYDEAVSWSSTISGTRKYLRSPDLYGYYTLSFWPQNRFNAVLSGVLTGPMKVPHFAGAPGIDQDVLNTSPTFLENNIKLSYRFTLKQIKQDLQFNIGIQNMFNQYQKDFDIGKNRDSNYIYGPSRPRTFFIGLKFGLM, from the coding sequence ATGAACATTAACATTTTTTTAATAACAGGAGTACTCATTTTGATGAGTTTGACTCTTTCTGCCCAAACTGCACGTCTAAAAGGTAAAATAACAGATAGCGAAGGAGAACCTATTGAATGGGCCACAGTAAGCATTCCCCTATTAGGTCTTGCCACAAAAGCAGACAGCACAGGAAATTATGAATTGCAAAATATCCCTGTAGGTTCGCATCAGATCAAAGTAAGTTTCATTGGTTTTGCGACAAAGCTTTTAACGTTAACAATAGCAGATACAAAACTTCAAGTAAGAGATGTAGCATTGACCTCGATCAGCAATCGCTTAAATAGTGTCGTTGTAACCGGTACCCGCACGGCGCGTAAAAGGTCTGAAAGTCCTGTAGCAGTCAATATCCTAGATAGTAGAACATTCAATATTACACAATCCAACACCTTAGCCGACGGATTATGTTTTCAGCCCGGTTTACGGATGGAAACAGACTGTCAGACCTGCAATTACTCTCAATTGCGGATGAATGGATTAGGAGGTTCTTATTCACAGGTTTTAATTAATAGTCGGCCCGTATTTAGTTCATTGATGAGTTTATATGGATTAGAACAGATACCTGCCAACATGATTGATCGTGTTGAAATTGTCAGGGGGGGCGGATCAGTCTTATATGGTTCATCAGCTATAGCCGGAACAGTCAATATTCTGACCAAGCAAGCCCAAAAAAGCTCCTTTACACTTTCAAATAACAGTTCATTAATGGGCAACAAAACCTGGGATCATTTTTTAAATGCCAATCTAACAGCAGTCAATGAAGAGCAAAATGCGGGAGTTTCTTTCTTTGCATCTCACCGCAACCGTAATTCTTACGATGCAAATGGCGATGGTTTTTCCGAAATGCCTATGTTACAAAACAACTCCTTTGGTTTCAATTCATTTTTTAAGTTATCTCCTCAGGATAAACTAGAAATAAATGGTTGGAGTATCAACGAAGAAAGAAAAGGTGGAAATAAATTGGATCTGCAAGCCGACAAAGCCGACCAGTCCGAATATCGGTTACATAATATCTTAGTAGGAGGTTTCAATTATGAACATCAGGCAAAAGATAAAGAAAGCTCATTTAGCGTTTATGGCGCTGCTCAAAATACAAAAAGAACACATTATACAGGCATAGATCAAATCGATGCCTGGGGCCATACAAAAAATTACTCCATTCAAAGCGGAGTCCAATACAACTACATCAGCTCTGATTTTCTGAATGGAAAAAACACCTTCACCAGCGGAATTGAAAATCAATATGAATATACTTTCGATGAAATTAAGGCATATGATTATCTCATTGATCAGCATGTAAATCTATTAGGTGCTTTTTTACAAAGTGACTGGGAAGTAACCCGAAAATTAACCGTGCTATCAGGACTACGGTTAAATAAATCCAATCGTATAGATAAACTTGTACTGACCCCTAGGTTAAGTGCATTATATAAACTTGGTACTGAAACCCAGCTTCGCACATCCTATGCGAGAGGGTTTAAAGCACCGCAAGCATTAGAAACCGACATGCATATGGCTTTTGCCGGAGGTGGAGTTTCCGTCATTAGAACAGATGACAACTTGATCGCAGAAACGTCCAATAGCTTTAACGTTTCATTAGATTTCAATAGAGCAAGCGAACATTTTATCTACGGTTTCACGGTAGATGGCTTTTTCACACGACTGTATAATACTTTTGTTTTAGAAGAAATCGGTACCGATCAAAATAACAATCAGCAACTCTTACGAAAAAATGGATCCAGCTCATCCGTAAGAGGAATCACAGCTGAAGGAAGATTCAATTATGATCAGAAAATACAGCTTGAGACGGGTTTAACATTCCAAAAATCAACCTATGATGAAGCTGTATCTTGGTCTTCTACTATTTCAGGAACAAGAAAATATCTGCGTTCGCCCGATCTTTACGGTTATTATACACTCAGTTTTTGGCCCCAGAATCGCTTCAATGCCGTTTTATCAGGAGTTTTGACTGGTCCGATGAAAGTACCTCATTTTGCAGGTGCCCCAGGCATTGATCAGGATGTCCTTAACACCTCACCCACATTTTTAGAAAATAACATCAAATTATCCTATCGATTTACCTTAAAACAAATTAAGCAGGATCTTCAATTCAATATCGGTATTCAGAATATGTTCAATCAATATCAGAAAGATTTTGATATCGGTAAAAATAGAGACAGTAATTATATTTATGGTCCTAGTCGACCAAGAACTTTTTTTATCGGATTGAAATTTGGACTGATGTAA
- a CDS encoding metal-dependent transcriptional regulator: MISQTEENYLKALFALTSTKGEASVNELSKLLDIKMPTVNGMMKRLSEKDFVIYESYKPLKLTEKGKKEASLIIRKHRLTEMYLVEKMGFGWEEVHNIAEQIEHIKSPAFFEKMDEILGFPEVDPHGSPIPDVNGKLKLKEFIKLSDCKSGDVVKFMAVRPSSEELLKFLNSRQLILGAVITIKSVELFDKSMSVSYSGDGTEVLSSMVCEKLLVEHISK, translated from the coding sequence ATGATATCACAGACTGAAGAAAATTATCTGAAAGCATTATTTGCTTTGACGAGTACAAAAGGTGAAGCCAGCGTAAATGAATTAAGTAAACTGCTGGATATAAAAATGCCTACCGTTAATGGTATGATGAAACGCCTCAGTGAAAAGGATTTTGTTATTTATGAGAGTTATAAACCTTTGAAACTTACGGAAAAGGGTAAGAAAGAGGCATCATTGATTATTCGGAAGCATCGTCTTACGGAAATGTATCTTGTGGAGAAAATGGGTTTTGGCTGGGAAGAGGTACATAATATTGCGGAACAAATTGAACATATAAAATCTCCGGCATTTTTTGAGAAAATGGATGAAATTTTAGGTTTTCCTGAAGTGGATCCTCATGGTTCTCCCATACCAGATGTAAATGGTAAATTAAAATTAAAAGAGTTTATTAAATTGAGCGATTGTAAAAGTGGTGATGTCGTAAAATTTATGGCTGTTAGACCTTCTTCGGAAGAATTGCTTAAATTTTTAAATAGCCGTCAATTGATTCTTGGGGCTGTGATTACGATAAAATCTGTTGAATTATTTGATAAGAGCATGTCTGTTAGTTACTCGGGTGATGGAACCGAGGTTTTAAGTAGTATGGTATGTGAAAAATTGCTCGTAGAACATATCAGTAAATAG